From Myotis daubentonii chromosome 15, mMyoDau2.1, whole genome shotgun sequence, one genomic window encodes:
- the TYROBP gene encoding TYRO protein tyrosine kinase-binding protein isoform X2: MGGLRPFNRLLFLPLLLTVGGLSPVQSHCECNCSAVSPGVLAGIVLGDLVLTLLIALAVYSLGRLVPRGRGAVEVTRKQRITETESPYQELQGQRSDVYSDLNTQRQYYK, translated from the exons ATGGGGGGCCTTAGACCCTTCAACAGGCTTCTGTTCCTGCCTCTCCTTCTGACTGTGGGTG gtCTCAGCCCTGTCCAGTCCCACTGCG AATGCAACTGCTCTGCGGTGAGCCCTGGTGTGCTGGCCGGTATTGTGCTGGGGGACCTGGTACTTACCCTCCTCATCGCCCTGGCTGTATACTCTCTGGGCCGGCTGGTCCCTCGGGGGCGAGGGGCTGTGGAGG tgaCCCGGAAACAGCGCATCACTGAGACAGAGTCACCTTATCAG GAGCTCCAAGGTCAGAGATCGGATGTCTACAGTGACCTCAACACACAAAGGCAGTATTACAAATGA
- the TYROBP gene encoding TYRO protein tyrosine kinase-binding protein isoform X1, with translation MGGLRPFNRLLFLPLLLTVGGLSPVQSHCECNCSAVSPGVLAGIVLGDLVLTLLIALAVYSLGRLVPRGRGAVEAVTRKQRITETESPYQELQGQRSDVYSDLNTQRQYYK, from the exons ATGGGGGGCCTTAGACCCTTCAACAGGCTTCTGTTCCTGCCTCTCCTTCTGACTGTGGGTG gtCTCAGCCCTGTCCAGTCCCACTGCG AATGCAACTGCTCTGCGGTGAGCCCTGGTGTGCTGGCCGGTATTGTGCTGGGGGACCTGGTACTTACCCTCCTCATCGCCCTGGCTGTATACTCTCTGGGCCGGCTGGTCCCTCGGGGGCGAGGGGCTGTGGAGG cagtgaCCCGGAAACAGCGCATCACTGAGACAGAGTCACCTTATCAG GAGCTCCAAGGTCAGAGATCGGATGTCTACAGTGACCTCAACACACAAAGGCAGTATTACAAATGA
- the TYROBP gene encoding TYRO protein tyrosine kinase-binding protein isoform X3, producing the protein MGGLRPFNRLLFLPLLLTVGECNCSAVSPGVLAGIVLGDLVLTLLIALAVYSLGRLVPRGRGAVEAVTRKQRITETESPYQELQGQRSDVYSDLNTQRQYYK; encoded by the exons ATGGGGGGCCTTAGACCCTTCAACAGGCTTCTGTTCCTGCCTCTCCTTCTGACTGTGGGTG AATGCAACTGCTCTGCGGTGAGCCCTGGTGTGCTGGCCGGTATTGTGCTGGGGGACCTGGTACTTACCCTCCTCATCGCCCTGGCTGTATACTCTCTGGGCCGGCTGGTCCCTCGGGGGCGAGGGGCTGTGGAGG cagtgaCCCGGAAACAGCGCATCACTGAGACAGAGTCACCTTATCAG GAGCTCCAAGGTCAGAGATCGGATGTCTACAGTGACCTCAACACACAAAGGCAGTATTACAAATGA
- the TYROBP gene encoding TYRO protein tyrosine kinase-binding protein isoform X4: MGGLRPFNRLLFLPLLLTVGECNCSAVSPGVLAGIVLGDLVLTLLIALAVYSLGRLVPRGRGAVEVTRKQRITETESPYQELQGQRSDVYSDLNTQRQYYK; encoded by the exons ATGGGGGGCCTTAGACCCTTCAACAGGCTTCTGTTCCTGCCTCTCCTTCTGACTGTGGGTG AATGCAACTGCTCTGCGGTGAGCCCTGGTGTGCTGGCCGGTATTGTGCTGGGGGACCTGGTACTTACCCTCCTCATCGCCCTGGCTGTATACTCTCTGGGCCGGCTGGTCCCTCGGGGGCGAGGGGCTGTGGAGG tgaCCCGGAAACAGCGCATCACTGAGACAGAGTCACCTTATCAG GAGCTCCAAGGTCAGAGATCGGATGTCTACAGTGACCTCAACACACAAAGGCAGTATTACAAATGA